CTCTAGCTTTCTTTTTTTCAGCTTCAGCTCTCATTTTTGCTAGTCTCTCAGCTCTGGGAATGCCATACGGCACTGCTATGACCTTGACCTTAGGCTTGCGCTTAGTCTTTAACTCTACctcaactgacttctcagcTAGCTCAGTCTGTTTCTTAGCGGGACTCTCCACAGAATTATCTTCACTTTCCTCTGCTTTTTCCTCCTCTTCATCCACATCTTGATCCTCTTTCTCAGCTAACTCAGCATCTTTCTCAGTAACCTCAGCCTCTTTCTCAACAATCTCAGTCTGAATAGCTTCTTGCTCTGTCTGAGTAGCTTCTACCTCAACCTCTTTCTCAGCTAGCTCAGCAATCCCTGTTACCACAACAATCTCTGGTGATATAGAGATTGCTTTCCTCGCAGCTGCTGCCTTAGTTCTACCACGTGGTGTAATGACTATTACTCCGGTAGAGGTAGGAGTTCCCTTGGATTCTACtttctcagcctctttctcttcttgaacctctttctcagcctctttctcagcctctttctcaccctcttcctcaccctctttctcttcttgaacctctttctcagcctctttctcaccctctttctcttcttgaacctctttctcttcttgaacCTCTTTCTCAGCCTCTTCCTCACCCTCTTTCTCAACCTCTTCCTCAGCCTCAGACTCATCATCAATTGTCCTCCAAAATTCTTCTGCTTGCACTCTCACTCTTTCCTGAAGCCTTAACAGAGAACTTTCTCCATCTGATTCCTCCACGTATTCTTCGCCTTTCTCAACAGAGTCACtgttttctttgtctttttcaggttcttggtctttctcttcttcacccttctcattgttttctttctcaccatccttaCTGTTTTCCCCACCCGAGACCACATCCTTTTCCTCGCCAGACTCACTGTTTTCCTTGTCTTCCTTAGCCTTCTCACTATTTTCCTTCCCTTCAGCTCTACCATAATCTCTATCATCCCATCCAAAATCCATATCTTCACCATAGTTCCTCTCCTCATTTTTGTTGCTCTCAATAGAAGTCAGcttttcttctattttcttagCCCTTCTTCTAAGTTGGCGCTGgttcttttcaaatttactcATCCTCACATCCATATCACCCAGCTTTGCCTCCACCACTGATTTAAGACCAGAAAACCCTTCACTCATGGCCCCCAAAATCTTTTCTTCCAGAGCTTTCAAGCTCTCCAACCCAGATTTAGAAGACGAATCTTCTAAAAACGTCACCTTTTCTTTgtccttcttctttttaaacACTTGTGCAGCAACATCTAAGTCGTTTAGCTCTTtccaaaatatcttcttctgcTTCACATTAAGCCAGTGGTTCCAAGTATCACTTGTGCTTCCCTCACAATGATACTCTCGCTCCTCATCAATTATACAAGCCAGCATGATTTCCTCACCCACAGTTGGCACCAACACACTGTTAataacctgaaaaaaaaaaacagaaaaggaaaatcagtttaaattttattatattcttctAGTTTCTACTAcaaagtatatatacatataccttTGTGTGTCCAAGTGCAGCATATATATCTTCCAAAGGATAGCCCTTCATGCTACTCTTTGTAAAGCGGCTCTTGCACATCCTAGGACAATCTTCAGAAGGTGTGTCTGCAGATAGTCGAAATGTTTTCCCCAGCTTAGGAATACACTCAAAAGCCAAAATCTACACAAATATTGTAGCGCTGTCAGATTTACGGTTATAAAACAACTCATATTTGACTAGATTGTATGCTTTACCTCTAATGGAATTATGAATCCAGGAAAGCCGCATGCCGGGTGCACTTCACCCTTCAGAAGCTCCATCATATGCTTAATGTTCTTTATTGCATCTTCAAATGTCAAACGACCCCATGGAAATGTTCTGCAAACATCCAAATCTTCCACGATCCTTAAGATGAACGGGTCTACTGGTCCGGAATCCTTTGCCTGTCCTCTGATAACCCGACCAAGGAAGAACAAGACAGCCATCTTCAATCTATCATTGCATGGCATCTTCATAGACAACAGCTTCTGCTCCACATCTGTTATGGTGATCTTCTTTAGTCCACCGAAGTAATAATCCACAAACTTCGTACTCCCGAGCTTCAAATATTTCCTTGGATACTCATGGCAGTCTAAGCCTGAGATGAGGGCATGCTCCCTCATAGAATAGCGGATGGGAACACCATTCAGACTAAACCAtgcaacatcttcttcttcagtcgAAATGGTGCGCAAGAGTAACATCCACATTCCTTGGAGCTTCAGGTATTGTTCATCAGGCATGTGGAAGAAGTGACGAAATTGAGGATGGGTTGTGAACCATTTAACCTCCTCCTTAAGCTTCTTAATCACGTCCACTGTATTCTTCACAAAGCACTTGGTTTGAATCTTGCAAGTCTTCGTGAACTCTGTGCTCTTGAAGTATAATTCAAGGGGCTGTGGTGGTTGCCTTGCCTgcaatcataatatatatgtattagtcATTTGTTACTACTAAAACTAGTATACTTTCACACTGACAATGAAACGAGTGCAAAAACTACCTTAGATGATACATCAGACATGTCATCACTTTCTGAATCAACAGAGAGAGAAACTACAGTCGTTTCTCTTGCCGGCTCATTCCCAGCTGAGACCGCCTTTCTAGCTCTAGTTCTACTGGAGACTCCAACGCACGTAGTAGATGAATTCTTTCTTTTTCGGCCCTTCATTTCCTGTACAAGAAGTTAGAAACGCTGTTAAGAACACAACAAGTCACCGTCAATTACTCCAAATGCAAACCGCATAGCAAACATCAATTATTACATCCCAACAA
The window above is part of the Brassica napus cultivar Da-Ae chromosome C3, Da-Ae, whole genome shotgun sequence genome. Proteins encoded here:
- the LOC106404400 gene encoding protein Ycf2-like yields the protein MLACIIDEEREYHCEGSTSDTWNHWLNVKQKKIFWKELNDLDVAAQVFKKKKDKEKVTFLEDSSSKSGLESLKALEEKILGAMSEGFSGLKSVVEAKLGDMDVRMSKFEKNQRQLRRRAKKIEEKLTSIESNKNEERNYGEDMDFGWDDRDYGRAEGKENSEKAKEDKENSESGEEKDVVSGGENSKDGEKENNEKGEEEKDQEPEKDKENSDSVEKGEEYVEESDGESSLLRLQERVRVQAEEFWRTIDDESEAEEEVEKEGEEEAEKEVQEEKEVQEEKEGEKEAEKEVQEEKEGEEEGEKEAEKEAEKEVQEEKEAEKVESKGTPTSTGVIVITPRGRTKAAAARKAISISPEIVVVTGIAELAEKEVEVEATQTEQEAIQTEIVEKEAEVTEKDAELAEKEDQDVDEEEEKAEESEDNSVESPAKKQTELAEKSVEVELKTKRKPKVKVIAVPYGIPRAERLAKMRAEAEKKKARAEKKKAKADGAPKKKDRPKKTEATLKPCTPLPEKRKSEPSRWVQSPFIEGKTDELEVPKKKLKTKT